From the genome of Bacteroidota bacterium, one region includes:
- a CDS encoding T9SS type A sorting domain-containing protein, with protein MRSVVLAVCILTFAFSAKAQINLNQGLVAYYPFSGDVKDHSGNNNHGTISGNPVLVNDKDGNSNSAYKFNGNGDHIWVKDHPTLRPDTAMTIAAWVYCEDFSSWNIVVSKRAVHNGSPWNSYILYASGTAGSPQNWGFGIASSKTQTHFAIDNATAQTGKWIHLVGIYEKSPSATTTGGDNTQVLQNVRAYVDCEMVAQEQASGSIYYTDSSLRIGMAIPGPSKQYFKGKLDEIRIYNRALNEVEINALCKQQFTQSVEEATSKELDVKVYPSPARSELFVQCESIENITFSAYDFTGKQIFYNERIENNMINVDALSNGVYYFQFYNDKDKSSTTKKIIINN; from the coding sequence ATGAGAAGTGTTGTTCTGGCAGTTTGTATATTAACGTTTGCTTTTTCTGCAAAAGCTCAAATTAATCTTAATCAGGGTTTAGTTGCTTATTATCCCTTTTCAGGCGATGTGAAAGATCATAGTGGTAATAATAACCACGGTACAATATCAGGAAATCCTGTTCTCGTAAATGATAAAGACGGCAACTCAAATAGTGCTTATAAGTTTAATGGTAATGGCGACCACATTTGGGTGAAAGATCACCCAACACTTCGTCCCGATACGGCAATGACCATCGCCGCTTGGGTATACTGCGAAGACTTTTCTTCGTGGAATATTGTAGTTAGCAAACGTGCTGTTCATAATGGAAGCCCTTGGAATTCTTATATTCTTTATGCCTCCGGAACAGCGGGGAGTCCTCAAAACTGGGGGTTCGGGATAGCGTCAAGTAAAACCCAAACCCATTTTGCAATTGATAATGCTACAGCGCAAACAGGTAAATGGATTCATTTGGTAGGGATTTATGAAAAATCACCATCAGCAACTACAACAGGGGGTGATAATACTCAGGTACTGCAAAATGTTAGAGCATATGTTGATTGTGAAATGGTTGCTCAAGAACAGGCTTCGGGTAGCATTTACTATACTGATTCAAGTTTAAGAATCGGAATGGCTATTCCCGGACCTTCAAAACAATATTTCAAAGGTAAACTTGATGAAATCAGGATTTACAATAGAGCATTAAATGAAGTTGAGATAAATGCGTTATGTAAACAACAATTTACTCAATCAGTGGAAGAAGCAACAAGTAAAGAGTTGGATGTTAAAGTATACCCCAGCCCTGCACGTTCAGAGCTTTTTGTTCAATGTGAGAGTATAGAAAATATCACTTTTAGTGCTTATGATTTCACAGGAAAGCAAATTTTTTATAATGAACGTATAGAAAATAATATGATCAACGTTGATGCACTTTCTAATGGAGTGTATTATTTTCAATTCTATAATGACAAAGACAAATCTTCTACAACTAAGAAAATCATTATCAATAATTAA
- a CDS encoding glycosyltransferase — translation MTKPKISVLTAVYNSAELIRPAIESVLNQTFGDFEWVIINDATPDNSIEIIESYNDPRIKIYHNEANMGLAASLNKGLALCTGEYIARMDTDDVCYPNRFERQIAFMDAHPEVAIAGSWVNLTGDWKGLWKTPVQHEEIQCKLLFNSAIAHPTVMMRKRDLDKHGLRYDSKLKKIQDYDLWVRASQVLRLANIPEVLLDYRIDIQAKSPEVVKRSNEVIYGIRQMQLYRLGIELSPYEANNFHYISANQLEKVDVRAVNKLFSSILSKNNQVKLYNQRALQRHLGRTWIRMALKKPLTVFSTPLSLILTAIKSLFL, via the coding sequence ATGACTAAACCCAAAATAAGTGTTCTTACCGCAGTATATAATAGTGCAGAGTTAATTCGGCCTGCCATTGAAAGCGTATTGAATCAAACGTTTGGTGATTTTGAGTGGGTAATTATAAATGATGCTACCCCTGACAATAGCATAGAAATTATTGAGAGCTATAACGACCCTCGCATAAAAATATACCACAACGAAGCCAACATGGGGCTAGCAGCATCACTCAACAAAGGATTAGCTCTTTGTACAGGTGAATACATTGCCAGAATGGATACCGACGATGTTTGCTACCCAAACAGGTTTGAACGACAGATAGCATTTATGGATGCTCACCCGGAGGTTGCAATAGCAGGCAGTTGGGTGAATTTAACAGGCGATTGGAAAGGACTTTGGAAAACACCTGTTCAGCACGAAGAAATACAATGCAAGCTATTGTTTAATTCAGCCATTGCACATCCAACAGTGATGATGCGGAAAAGAGACTTAGATAAGCATGGATTGAGGTACGACAGCAAGCTTAAAAAAATACAAGACTACGATTTGTGGGTACGTGCATCACAAGTGCTGAGGTTGGCAAACATTCCCGAAGTATTGCTGGATTACAGGATAGATATTCAAGCCAAATCACCCGAAGTGGTTAAGCGGTCTAACGAGGTGATATACGGCATTCGTCAAATGCAACTTTACAGACTGGGCATAGAACTTTCTCCATACGAAGCGAATAACTTCCATTATATCAGTGCCAATCAATTAGAAAAAGTGGACGTAAGGGCAGTAAATAAGTTGTTCAGCAGTATTTTATCAAAAAATAACCAAGTTAAATTATATAACCAACGGGCTTTGCAAAGACACTTAGGAAGAACTTGGATAAGAATGGCACTAAAAAAACCGTTAACAGTGTTTAGCACACCGCTATCATTAATCCTTACAGCAATAAAATCGTTATTTCTTTAA
- the asnB gene encoding asparagine synthase (glutamine-hydrolyzing), with translation MCGIAGIVADNAAEYESTVKRMTGAIAHRGPDGDGHYAYDRCVLGHRRLSIVDLEGGWQPMFNHNKSIGIVFNGEIYGYKKLRQETHYNYQNDSDTELLIALYEQQGKAMMKSLPGMFAFSIWDDNNQTLFCARDRFGEKPFYYAMGKGGEFLYASEIKAILASGLVEPVLDKDSLAHYLKHLYIHPHKTIYKNIFTLPPAHTLEYIPQTKKITTERYWHLPEVGDSQKLTDVAERFTFLLDDAVKKQLVADVPVGAFLSGGLDSSTIVALAAKYKEGIKTISFGFGDSIDELPFAREIAQKYNTHHIELQQREADIADLLLKMQDIYDEPFADSSNIPTYLISKLAKEHLTVILTGDAGDELLGGYGSYKILLEMMKGGKTPQAIIPAIKLGLKLSRKLGLGIDAKKYEAGIRNTQYGSLLNAHTQHNTYFSDSEIAAIGLKDKAVKPSFSFKPNNTPDDGMRADIEDYMPGDILVKTDRAAMASSVELRAPFLDVDFAEYCIALPYTLKVNSTNDKILLREAMGQLWTESIRKRSKQGFGAPVNKWLQIPAVQELKRQYLYNKNNKMYSLLEYTKCQPYFEKNNYHTWILLTLAIWVEKHSFSND, from the coding sequence ATGTGTGGGATTGCCGGAATAGTTGCTGATAATGCAGCAGAATACGAGTCAACAGTAAAGCGGATGACCGGTGCCATAGCGCACCGCGGCCCCGATGGCGACGGACATTATGCCTATGACCGATGCGTTTTAGGACATCGTCGCCTCAGTATCGTCGATTTGGAGGGCGGTTGGCAACCCATGTTTAACCACAATAAGAGCATAGGTATCGTTTTTAACGGGGAGATATACGGTTATAAAAAGTTACGACAAGAAACCCATTACAACTACCAAAACGATAGCGATACTGAACTGCTGATTGCACTCTACGAACAGCAAGGCAAAGCAATGATGAAAAGCCTGCCCGGTATGTTTGCGTTCTCTATTTGGGACGATAACAACCAAACGTTGTTTTGTGCCCGCGACCGTTTTGGGGAGAAACCGTTTTACTATGCCATGGGCAAAGGCGGAGAGTTTTTATATGCTTCAGAAATAAAAGCCATTTTGGCTTCGGGGTTGGTAGAGCCTGTGTTGGATAAAGATAGCTTGGCGCACTACCTTAAACACTTATACATACATCCTCACAAAACCATATATAAAAATATATTTACCCTTCCACCGGCACATACTTTAGAATACATCCCTCAAACCAAAAAAATAACCACCGAACGGTATTGGCATCTGCCTGAAGTTGGTGATTCGCAAAAGCTGACAGACGTTGCCGAACGATTTACTTTTTTGTTAGATGATGCGGTAAAAAAGCAATTGGTAGCCGATGTACCCGTTGGTGCATTTCTAAGCGGAGGGTTGGACTCAAGCACCATTGTAGCTCTTGCTGCCAAATACAAAGAGGGGATTAAAACTATTTCGTTTGGCTTTGGTGATAGCATTGATGAATTACCGTTTGCCCGTGAAATAGCCCAAAAATACAATACGCATCACATTGAGCTTCAACAACGGGAAGCTGACATAGCTGATTTACTGCTAAAGATGCAGGATATTTATGATGAACCCTTTGCAGATTCATCAAACATTCCTACGTACCTTATTTCTAAACTTGCGAAGGAACATTTAACGGTAATACTTACTGGCGATGCAGGCGATGAGTTGCTGGGCGGTTATGGTTCATACAAAATATTGTTAGAGATGATGAAAGGGGGTAAAACCCCGCAGGCCATTATCCCTGCAATAAAACTTGGGTTAAAACTATCTCGTAAACTGGGCTTGGGGATTGACGCCAAAAAATACGAAGCAGGCATTCGCAATACTCAATATGGCAGCCTGCTAAATGCCCATACTCAACACAACACCTATTTTAGTGATAGCGAAATAGCCGCTATAGGACTTAAAGACAAGGCCGTAAAACCTTCATTCTCATTCAAGCCTAATAATACTCCCGACGATGGTATGCGGGCTGATATCGAGGATTATATGCCCGGTGATATATTGGTAAAAACTGACAGGGCAGCCATGGCCAGCAGCGTTGAACTTCGTGCCCCGTTTTTAGATGTTGATTTTGCCGAGTATTGTATCGCGTTGCCCTATACATTAAAAGTAAACAGTACCAACGATAAGATATTGCTTCGTGAAGCAATGGGACAATTGTGGACTGAGAGTATCCGTAAACGCAGCAAGCAAGGGTTTGGAGCACCGGTAAACAAATGGCTGCAAATACCTGCTGTACAAGAACTAAAAAGGCAATACCTGTACAATAAAAACAATAAGATGTACAGCCTGCTGGAGTATACCAAATGCCAACCGTATTTCGAGAAAAACAATTACCATACTTGGATATTACTTACCCTTGCCATTTGGGTAGAGAAGCATAGCTTTAGCAATGACTAA
- a CDS encoding class I SAM-dependent methyltransferase has product MHPSYLDILCDPKTQEAFELKITKEENGFVIEGELVSKSNTYPIVRGVPRFAGYNANENYAKSFGWQWNKWSKVQFDSENKGKKYEGYTQSMWEKITNKKGDLKGQLIADYGCGPGRFVETGRIKGAKVVGLDYSSAVEAARKNFANDPDVLIVQGDILAPPFKKGVFDGAFTIGVLHHTPDPKKGFSQIAESVKEGGWTACAVYGQGGYYDLPAVKFWRKVFKFLWPVFGHYPPLIYTYFVNIVFFPMGLFPWTRTLINSFFPFFLLKDFKWSILDTFDSITPSYQSGHTPYEVFMWFKENNYKNIEPSDWWGPVVNGIR; this is encoded by the coding sequence ATGCACCCATCGTATTTAGACATTTTGTGTGACCCTAAAACGCAAGAAGCCTTTGAACTGAAAATTACCAAAGAAGAAAACGGTTTTGTGATAGAAGGAGAGTTAGTATCAAAATCAAACACATACCCTATTGTGAGGGGAGTGCCACGTTTTGCCGGCTATAACGCCAACGAAAACTATGCAAAATCATTTGGCTGGCAATGGAATAAATGGAGCAAAGTGCAATTTGACAGCGAAAATAAAGGGAAGAAATACGAAGGCTATACACAATCAATGTGGGAGAAAATCACCAATAAAAAAGGGGATTTAAAGGGACAACTTATTGCTGATTACGGTTGCGGCCCCGGCAGGTTTGTGGAAACAGGCAGAATAAAAGGAGCAAAAGTAGTGGGATTGGATTACAGCAGTGCTGTAGAAGCGGCCCGCAAGAACTTTGCAAACGACCCTGATGTGCTAATTGTACAAGGTGATATTTTGGCTCCGCCGTTTAAAAAGGGTGTTTTTGACGGAGCATTTACTATTGGTGTGCTGCATCATACTCCCGACCCTAAAAAAGGGTTTTCACAAATAGCTGAGTCAGTAAAGGAAGGTGGCTGGACAGCTTGTGCCGTTTACGGTCAAGGGGGGTATTACGATTTACCCGCAGTAAAGTTTTGGCGTAAAGTGTTCAAGTTTTTATGGCCGGTGTTTGGTCATTATCCTCCACTTATCTATACCTATTTTGTAAATATTGTGTTCTTTCCAATGGGGCTTTTCCCTTGGACAAGAACGTTGATAAACAGCTTTTTCCCTTTCTTTCTTTTAAAAGATTTTAAGTGGAGCATATTAGACACGTTTGATAGCATTACCCCAAGTTACCAATCAGGGCATACCCCTTACGAAGTATTTATGTGGTTTAAAGAAAACAACTACAAAAATATTGAACCCTCGGATTGGTGGGGCCCTGTTGTAAACGGAATTCGCTAA
- a CDS encoding alpha-1,2-fucosyltransferase, with translation MLIIQLTGGLGNQLFQYAAARAHMLRLDTELYLDKTHFLPTPTGKKNLRQYELHHFNVIERFRKPAFHWVKKYFRVKNMYVAAKTFRETHVHIHPEFFEISGDTYIEGCFQSEKYFKQYENVIRKELSFKTKATGKNAELLEKIKTVNAVSLHVRRGDYVSNSETLKVHGVCGLDYYERAVKHIESVIDNPYFFLFSDEPEWVQQNLTLNHPYEIINHNKGESSFEDIRLMSACNHHIIANSSFSWWGAWLNPNENKIVIAPERWFADKQHNSNDIIPEKWLKV, from the coding sequence ATGCTCATAATACAACTTACAGGAGGATTAGGAAACCAGCTTTTTCAGTATGCTGCTGCAAGGGCGCACATGCTTCGCTTGGATACGGAGTTGTATTTGGATAAAACCCATTTTTTACCTACACCTACAGGGAAAAAGAATCTTAGGCAATACGAATTGCATCACTTTAATGTGATTGAAAGATTTAGGAAACCTGCATTTCATTGGGTAAAGAAATATTTTAGGGTAAAAAACATGTATGTGGCAGCAAAAACCTTTCGTGAAACCCATGTGCATATTCATCCTGAGTTTTTTGAAATAAGCGGAGATACATACATAGAGGGCTGTTTTCAGTCAGAAAAATACTTCAAACAATACGAAAACGTTATACGCAAAGAGCTTAGTTTTAAAACTAAAGCAACAGGAAAAAACGCCGAACTATTAGAGAAAATTAAAACAGTTAATGCTGTTTCATTGCATGTGCGTAGAGGGGATTATGTGAGCAACAGCGAAACCCTTAAGGTACACGGTGTTTGCGGATTAGATTACTACGAAAGAGCGGTAAAACACATCGAAAGTGTGATAGATAACCCGTACTTCTTTTTATTTTCTGATGAGCCCGAATGGGTGCAACAAAACCTCACGTTAAATCATCCTTACGAGATAATTAACCACAACAAGGGTGAAAGCAGTTTTGAAGATATCAGGTTAATGAGTGCGTGCAACCACCATATTATTGCAAACAGTAGCTTCAGTTGGTGGGGAGCGTGGTTAAATCCAAATGAAAATAAAATTGTCATTGCTCCCGAAAGATGGTTTGCTGATAAGCAACACAACTCAAATGACATAATCCCCGAAAAGTGGCTGAAAGTTTAG
- a CDS encoding DUF268 domain-containing protein has translation MLLYRLKIFFLNIIRFSWLKRIGAYFSFINEWLKFRRLNDGRFTVNAKDLFPCLDDRTSTTGFDRHYTYHPAWAARVVAQINPKLHIDISSILAFSTQLSAFIPVKFYDYRPAELTLSGLESEHADLTKLHFEGNSIESISCMHTIEHVGLGRYGDPIDPMGDLKAINELKRVTAVNGNLLFVTPIGGKAQIQFNGHRIYTHAQIMEYFEGFELKKFSLITDYKFQQAYIDNATADDANKQVYGCGCFWFVKKSPSI, from the coding sequence ATGTTACTTTATCGACTAAAAATTTTCTTCTTAAACATAATAAGGTTTTCATGGTTAAAGAGAATCGGGGCATATTTTAGTTTTATTAATGAGTGGCTTAAATTCAGGCGTTTGAATGACGGTCGTTTTACGGTAAATGCCAAAGATCTTTTCCCCTGTTTAGATGATAGAACAAGCACCACAGGATTCGACAGACATTATACATATCACCCTGCGTGGGCAGCCAGAGTGGTTGCACAAATAAACCCTAAACTGCATATTGATATATCATCGATATTGGCTTTTTCAACACAACTTTCAGCATTCATTCCCGTTAAATTTTACGACTATCGGCCTGCCGAGTTAACTCTTTCAGGCTTAGAAAGTGAGCATGCTGATTTAACTAAGTTACACTTTGAAGGCAATAGTATTGAAAGTATCAGTTGCATGCATACTATCGAGCACGTTGGCTTAGGGCGTTATGGTGACCCGATTGACCCTATGGGCGATTTAAAAGCAATCAATGAGTTAAAACGGGTAACAGCAGTTAATGGTAATTTACTATTTGTTACTCCAATTGGAGGTAAAGCTCAAATACAGTTTAATGGACACCGCATATATACTCATGCGCAAATCATGGAGTATTTTGAGGGTTTCGAACTAAAAAAGTTCTCGTTAATAACTGATTACAAATTCCAACAGGCGTATATTGATAACGCAACCGCTGATGATGCAAACAAGCAGGTATACGGCTGTGGCTGTTTTTGGTTTGTGAAAAAATCGCCTTCAATCTAA